A genomic stretch from Pempheris klunzingeri isolate RE-2024b chromosome 23, fPemKlu1.hap1, whole genome shotgun sequence includes:
- the vbp1 gene encoding prefoldin subunit 3 produces the protein MAATIDNSNAVQATKKKHLGIPEAVFVEDVDSFMKQPGNETADSALRKLDEQYQKYKYMELNLSQKKLRLKSQIPQITQTLEILRHMQKKKDTTAPMETHFLLADNVYCKASVPPTDKVCLWLGANVMLEYDIDEAQALLEKNLSTASRNLETLEDDLDFLRDQFTTTEVNMARVYNWDVKRRSKENLLKSADKS, from the exons ATGGCGGCGACCATAGACAACAGCAATGCTGTACAGGCGACAAAGAAAAAGCACCTCGGCATCCCCGAAGCTGTGTTTGTG GAGGATGTCGACTCTTTTATGAAGCAGCCAGGCAACGAGACGGCAGACTCGGCGCTGAGGAAGCTTGACGAACAGTAccagaaatataaatacatggAGCTCAACCTGTCTCAAAAGAAACTCCG GTTGAAAAGCCAGATCCCTCAAATCACACAGACGCTAGAAATCCTACGGCACATGCAGAAGAAAAAG GATACCACGGCACCCATGGAAACACACTTCCTATTGGCTGACAACGTTTACTGCAAGGCCTCAGTGCCGCCCACCGACAAAGTCTGCCTATGGTTAGGG GCTAACGTCATGTTGGAGTACGACATTGATGAAGCCCAGGCTCTCCTAGAGAAGAACCTCTCCACGGCATCTCGTAACCTAGAGACGCTCGAGGACGACCTGGATTTCCTGCGAGACCAGTTCACCACCACCGAAGTCA ACATGGCGCGAGTCTACAACTGGGACGTGAAGAGAAGGAGCAAAGAAAACCTCCTCAAATCAGCAGACAAGTCTTAA
- the LOC139223009 gene encoding complement C1q-like protein 2, protein MDALVVRLADLQIKLKALEDKATTQVAFSAVAAYGGTYGPFDVTIPLVYNEVITNVGNSYNSSTGIFAAPVDGVYFFTFFYHAGGEHPSNLTLVRNSDTIVTSTDQRSSADNADNGGNAAYLHLKRGDQVHVRMEKSTTIWAHDSHTSFSGHLISQTSEE, encoded by the exons ATGGACGCCCTGGTCGTTAGACTGGCAGATTTGCAAATCAAGCTGAAAGCTTTGGAGGACAAAG CTACAACCCAGGTGGCATTCAGTGCAGTGGCAGCCTATGGTGGGACCTACGGACCCTTCGATGTAACCATACCTCTGGTTTACAACGAAGTGATCACCAACGTTGGTAACTcctacaacagcagcacag GCATCTTTGCTGCACCCGTTGatggtgtttattttttcacCTTCTTCTACCATGCCGGAGGAGAACATCCATCAAACCTGACACTGGTCCGCAACAGCGACACCATTGTCACTTCAACTGATCAGAGATCATCTGCTGATAATGCTGATAACGGAGGAAATGCAGCATACCTGCACCTGAAGAGAGGGGACCAAGTGCACGTCCGCATGGAAAAATCTACTACTATCTGGGCGCACGACAGCCACACCTCCTTCAGTGGTCACCTGATCAGTCAGACTTCAGAGGAATGA